A portion of the Paenibacillus sp. PvR098 genome contains these proteins:
- a CDS encoding ATP-binding protein, translated as MRHELNLLQQFAGAFLRDVNLGVMLINTNFELIDISDMACRVLGLNREQVLHLPMERVFADLPAEHQLVQRSILDGMVVRNHALSWTNNQERYELLVDSNVLKDDERRVVGAYILFKDVTNLRSLEEQVQRSDRLAMIGQIAAGTAHEIRNPLTSIKGFLQVIRKTLQDQGLKKESGYTEVMLQEINRINELVNEFLLLSKPRNVTYDKVDVSQVLRDILPIINNEAILHRVVVQYEAMYGLPHVVADREMLKQVFLNISKNGIEAMGDGGFLTITEKVDLEERKVNIVIHDTGPGIPMYVVDKIFDPFFTTKVEGTGLGLSVCQRIIHDIGGHIRVSSKGFGTTFILSIPFP; from the coding sequence TTGCGGCACGAATTGAATTTGCTTCAGCAATTTGCAGGCGCTTTCTTAAGGGATGTCAACTTGGGAGTTATGCTGATCAATACGAACTTTGAGCTGATTGATATTAGTGACATGGCCTGCCGTGTACTCGGTTTAAATAGAGAACAGGTTCTCCACTTGCCGATGGAACGGGTGTTTGCCGATTTGCCTGCGGAACATCAACTGGTACAAAGAAGCATTTTGGACGGCATGGTAGTGCGTAACCACGCTCTGTCATGGACGAACAATCAGGAAAGATACGAGCTGCTTGTTGATTCGAATGTGCTAAAAGACGATGAACGCCGGGTGGTAGGGGCTTACATCCTTTTTAAGGATGTTACCAATCTGCGTTCCCTTGAGGAGCAGGTACAGCGAAGCGACCGTTTGGCTATGATCGGTCAGATTGCAGCAGGTACGGCACATGAAATTCGCAATCCGCTTACCTCCATTAAAGGCTTTCTTCAGGTCATTCGTAAAACACTTCAGGACCAAGGACTCAAGAAGGAAAGCGGTTATACGGAGGTCATGCTGCAAGAAATCAACAGGATCAATGAGCTGGTCAATGAGTTTTTGCTGCTTAGCAAGCCGAGGAACGTTACATACGATAAGGTCGATGTATCCCAGGTACTGCGGGACATCCTGCCGATTATCAATAATGAAGCCATTTTGCACCGCGTCGTCGTACAGTACGAGGCCATGTACGGTCTTCCTCATGTCGTAGCTGACCGCGAGATGCTCAAACAGGTGTTTCTTAACATAAGCAAGAATGGAATCGAAGCTATGGGAGACGGGGGATTTTTGACGATAACTGAAAAGGTGGATCTTGAGGAGCGTAAGGTCAATATTGTGATTCATGACACGGGTCCAGGAATTCCAATGTATGTTGTGGATAAAATATTCGATCCTTTTTTTACAACGAAAGTGGAGGGGACGGGGCTAGGGTTGTCCGTCTGTCAGCGAATCATTCACGATATTGGAGGGCATATTCGGGTTTCATCCAAAGGATTCGGGACCACGTTTATTTTGAGTATCCCTTTTCCCTAA
- the rpmE gene encoding 50S ribosomal protein L31, producing the protein MKTAIHPTYHQTTATCACGNTFETGSIKQNLRVEICSACHPFFTGKQKFLDAGGRVDKFKKKYGI; encoded by the coding sequence ATGAAAACAGCAATTCATCCGACATATCATCAAACGACTGCTACTTGCGCATGCGGTAACACGTTTGAAACGGGATCCATCAAGCAAAACCTCCGTGTAGAGATTTGCTCCGCTTGCCACCCATTCTTTACTGGTAAGCAGAAATTCTTGGATGCTGGCGGTCGCGTAGATAAATTCAAGAAGAAATACGGTATTTAA
- a CDS encoding radical SAM protein translates to MNLVYADRDGNVYDHPDFMGLGRSGETVTEVLEEELIPLPEGATLVSLPDTRPIGIHAQTGEMQIVPGEVSAVGALLPQGFTRLLLPGYVKADKTKVLPLFGYTAVVWKDGGFYVAAEACDDPERWNPRNCDPTELELQVQRLLGQYKENRLYQHLSNCALEYECLTASNTFLNRWEGAVPVSFSCNAGCFGCISEQPEDSGFPAPQTRMNFKPSVEEVVQVMLEHLKHPESIISFGQGCEGEPSTQAKIIIEAMREVRRQTSTGFININTNAGLTDHIRGIVDAGLDLMRVSTISALDDHYNAYYKPRGYTLKNVEKSLRYAADHGVVTSINYLIFPGVTDREEEIEAMIEFARRTDLKLIQLRNLNIDPESYLELIPKPRGERYGMKQMLDIFREELPEVVLGSYTHVPQELTDKRKKHLQRG, encoded by the coding sequence ATGAATTTGGTTTATGCCGATCGTGACGGTAACGTTTACGATCATCCGGACTTTATGGGTCTTGGGCGCAGCGGTGAGACAGTAACCGAAGTGCTGGAGGAAGAGCTCATTCCGCTGCCGGAAGGTGCTACCCTCGTCAGTTTGCCTGATACGCGTCCCATCGGCATCCACGCTCAGACAGGTGAAATGCAGATCGTGCCTGGAGAAGTGTCAGCTGTTGGCGCTTTGCTGCCGCAGGGCTTTACCCGGCTGCTGCTGCCTGGTTACGTGAAGGCCGACAAGACGAAGGTGCTTCCTTTATTTGGCTACACGGCTGTCGTTTGGAAGGACGGCGGATTTTACGTAGCGGCCGAAGCATGTGACGATCCCGAGCGCTGGAACCCAAGGAACTGTGATCCAACCGAGCTAGAGCTTCAAGTTCAGCGGCTTCTTGGACAGTACAAAGAAAATCGGCTTTATCAGCACTTATCAAATTGTGCGCTAGAATATGAATGTTTAACGGCCTCGAACACGTTCTTAAATCGTTGGGAAGGAGCCGTCCCGGTATCCTTCTCCTGTAATGCCGGATGTTTTGGCTGTATTTCCGAACAGCCTGAGGACAGCGGCTTCCCGGCCCCTCAGACTCGGATGAACTTCAAGCCTTCCGTAGAGGAAGTCGTGCAAGTGATGCTGGAGCATCTTAAACATCCTGAGAGCATCATCAGCTTTGGGCAAGGCTGTGAAGGTGAACCATCGACGCAGGCCAAGATTATTATCGAAGCGATGCGAGAGGTTCGGCGTCAGACGAGCACGGGATTCATTAATATTAATACGAATGCAGGTCTAACGGATCATATCCGTGGTATTGTCGACGCTGGTCTAGACCTGATGAGGGTCAGCACCATCAGTGCACTAGACGACCATTACAATGCATACTACAAGCCACGTGGCTATACGCTGAAGAATGTGGAGAAATCGTTGCGCTATGCAGCCGATCACGGTGTCGTTACTTCGATAAACTATCTGATTTTCCCAGGAGTTACCGATCGGGAAGAAGAGATAGAAGCGATGATCGAATTTGCGCGCCGCACCGATTTGAAGCTGATCCAGCTGAGGAATTTGAACATCGATCCGGAAAGCTATCTGGAACTCATTCCTAAACCTCGCGGGGAGCGTTACGGGATGAAACAGATGCTGGACATTTTCCGCGAAGAGCTTCCGGAGGTCGTGCTCGGTTCCTATACGCATGTGCCACAAGAGCTGACGGACAAACGTAAGAAACACTTGCAACGTGGGTAG
- the rho gene encoding transcription termination factor Rho: MDMHLAQLEALKLTELYTLAKKYQIAYYGQMKKKELIFAILRAQAEQGGLMFMQGVLDVLQEGFGFLRPINYLPSSEDIYISASQIRRFDLRSGDVVSGKCRPPKENERYFGLLHVEAVNGEDPETAAERLHFPALTPLYPQKKLILETSPSKLSTRLMDLLSPVGFGQRGLIVAPPKAGKTLLLKEIANSISTNHPDVELFVLLIDERPEEVTDMQRSVKGEVIASTFDEVPENHIKVAELVLERAQRLVEHKKDVVILLDSITRLARAYNLVVPPTGRTLSGGIDPGAFHRPKRFFGAARNIEEGGSLTILATALIETGSRMDEVIYEEFKGTGNLELHLDRKLAERRIFPAIDIRRSGTRREEMLLTKEELDKVWAIRKGMNDSHDYIEAFFKKFGDTKTNQEFLDTLDPSGGSPQSGSSGGASRRVKHSVS; this comes from the coding sequence ATGGATATGCATCTAGCGCAATTGGAAGCGCTGAAGCTCACGGAATTATACACGCTTGCTAAAAAATACCAAATTGCGTATTACGGGCAGATGAAGAAAAAGGAACTTATTTTTGCGATCTTACGCGCTCAAGCCGAGCAAGGCGGCTTGATGTTTATGCAGGGTGTTCTGGACGTTTTGCAAGAAGGATTCGGATTTTTACGACCGATTAACTACTTACCGAGCAGCGAGGACATCTATATTTCGGCTTCTCAGATTCGCAGATTTGATCTTCGCTCCGGCGATGTGGTCTCAGGGAAGTGTCGGCCGCCCAAAGAAAATGAACGATATTTCGGTTTGCTGCACGTGGAAGCCGTAAACGGAGAGGATCCGGAAACCGCGGCGGAACGGCTGCACTTCCCGGCGCTGACTCCTCTTTATCCGCAGAAGAAACTAATCCTGGAAACATCCCCTTCCAAACTTTCTACCCGATTGATGGATCTGTTATCTCCCGTAGGTTTTGGACAGCGCGGTTTAATCGTTGCCCCGCCGAAAGCCGGGAAAACGCTGCTGCTTAAAGAAATTGCCAACAGTATATCGACGAATCATCCGGATGTAGAGCTATTCGTGCTGCTGATCGATGAACGTCCGGAGGAAGTTACGGATATGCAGCGCTCTGTCAAAGGAGAGGTGATTGCTTCAACCTTCGACGAAGTACCGGAAAACCACATTAAGGTGGCCGAGTTGGTACTCGAGCGTGCTCAACGTTTGGTAGAGCATAAGAAGGATGTTGTCATCTTGCTGGACAGCATTACGCGTCTGGCACGCGCCTACAATCTTGTCGTTCCGCCGACGGGGCGCACGCTGTCCGGGGGGATTGATCCGGGCGCATTCCACCGGCCAAAGCGATTTTTTGGTGCGGCGCGGAACATCGAGGAAGGCGGAAGCTTGACGATTCTTGCCACGGCCCTCATTGAGACGGGCTCGCGTATGGATGAAGTCATTTACGAAGAATTTAAGGGTACAGGTAATTTGGAACTGCATCTGGACCGCAAGTTGGCGGAGCGCCGCATTTTCCCGGCAATCGACATTCGCCGCTCCGGAACGCGTCGTGAAGAAATGCTCTTAACTAAAGAGGAACTCGATAAGGTGTGGGCGATCCGCAAGGGGATGAACGATTCCCACGATTACATCGAAGCATTCTTTAAGAAGTTTGGGGATACGAAGACGAATCAAGAGTTTCTGGATACGCTGGACCCAAGCGGAGGGAGTCCGCAATCCGGCAGCAGTGGCGGTGCTTCTAGGCGCGTTAAGCATTCCGTCTCGTAG
- a CDS encoding UDP-N-acetylglucosamine 1-carboxyvinyltransferase: MEKLMIAGGRPLRGTVQISGAKNSAIALIPAAILSESAVTLDNLPILSDVAIYTEILEELGATVEWNEDQMIIDSSRLTSRPMPNGNVKKLRASYYLMGALLGRFREATIGMPGGCNFEPRPIDQHIKGFEALGASVTNENGALHIKAKELHGAKIYLDVVSVGATINIMLAASRAKGVTTIENAAKEPEIIDVATLLNSMGAKIKGAGTETIRIEGVDGLHGCRHSIIPDRIQAGSYMIAAAATRGDVIVDNVIPKHLEAITAKMQEMGVHIYEMDESIRVVGQADYESVDVKALVYPGFATDLQSPMSSLLTQTKGVSILSDFVYSNRFKHIPELVRMGARIKVEGRSAIIEGGPLTAAKVKATDLRAGAALVIAGLTVPEGITEITGVEYIDRGYDHLVTNLSNLGAEVWRKHD; this comes from the coding sequence ATGGAAAAACTGATGATTGCCGGCGGACGTCCGCTGCGTGGAACAGTTCAGATCAGCGGGGCCAAGAACAGTGCGATTGCGCTTATACCGGCTGCCATTTTATCAGAATCCGCAGTAACGCTGGACAATTTGCCTATATTAAGCGATGTGGCGATTTATACGGAGATTCTTGAGGAACTTGGTGCAACCGTCGAATGGAATGAGGATCAAATGATCATTGATTCGAGTCGGTTGACTTCCAGACCGATGCCGAACGGAAATGTCAAAAAGCTTAGAGCATCATACTATTTAATGGGAGCGCTGCTGGGACGATTCCGCGAAGCGACCATCGGCATGCCTGGCGGCTGTAATTTTGAACCGCGGCCGATTGACCAGCATATCAAAGGTTTTGAAGCATTGGGGGCATCGGTTACGAATGAGAACGGGGCTCTGCATATCAAGGCGAAGGAATTGCACGGAGCCAAGATATACCTGGACGTCGTAAGCGTAGGGGCGACGATAAATATTATGCTGGCGGCCTCACGGGCCAAAGGCGTCACAACAATCGAAAACGCGGCGAAAGAGCCTGAAATTATAGATGTAGCAACACTTTTGAATTCGATGGGAGCCAAAATCAAGGGCGCAGGTACCGAAACCATACGGATCGAAGGCGTGGACGGGCTTCACGGCTGCAGGCATTCCATTATTCCGGATAGGATTCAGGCAGGCAGTTATATGATTGCCGCCGCCGCGACCCGTGGCGACGTGATTGTGGACAACGTCATTCCTAAGCATCTGGAGGCCATTACGGCGAAAATGCAGGAAATGGGCGTCCACATCTATGAAATGGACGAATCGATTCGCGTGGTAGGACAGGCTGATTATGAAAGTGTTGATGTTAAAGCGCTTGTATATCCTGGTTTTGCGACGGACCTTCAATCTCCGATGAGCAGTCTGCTTACGCAGACCAAGGGTGTCAGCATTCTGTCGGACTTTGTGTACAGCAACCGGTTTAAGCATATTCCTGAGCTCGTTCGCATGGGAGCGCGCATTAAAGTCGAAGGCCGCTCAGCGATTATCGAGGGAGGGCCCCTTACCGCTGCGAAGGTGAAAGCGACGGATCTTCGCGCAGGCGCAGCGCTTGTGATCGCAGGGTTGACCGTTCCGGAAGGAATTACGGAAATTACGGGCGTGGAGTATATCGACCGGGGCTATGATCATCTTGTGACCAATCTATCAAATCTGGGAGCCGAAGTCTGGCGAAAGCATGATTGA
- the fba gene encoding class II fructose-1,6-bisphosphate aldolase yields MPLVSMNEFFPKAKANKFAVGQFNMNNLEFAQAITEAAEELKSPFIFGVSEGALKYMGMEFTVALAEAAAKKSGLPIALHLDHGSSFEVAMKCIRAGFSSVMFDGSHYSFEENIRLTKEVVKAAHAMGVSVEGELGTIGGVEDDISVDEADASLAKPEEAIRFYEETGVDCLAIAVGTAHGMYAGEPNIRFDIIEKVASAIPVPVVLHGGSGVPDEMIRKAIAAGVGKINVNTENQVACTQTIREVLNKDAKVYDPRKYLTPARKAMVEVVKSKIQLFGSSNQA; encoded by the coding sequence ATGCCACTTGTTTCCATGAACGAATTTTTTCCTAAAGCCAAAGCAAATAAATTTGCCGTAGGCCAGTTTAACATGAATAACCTGGAATTTGCCCAAGCGATTACAGAGGCAGCTGAAGAATTGAAATCACCTTTCATTTTTGGCGTTTCCGAGGGTGCTCTGAAATATATGGGTATGGAATTTACAGTGGCTTTGGCCGAAGCGGCTGCGAAGAAGTCTGGACTTCCGATCGCACTGCATCTGGACCACGGCAGCAGCTTTGAAGTTGCCATGAAATGTATCCGTGCAGGCTTCAGCTCTGTCATGTTCGATGGCTCGCACTATTCGTTTGAAGAAAATATTCGTTTGACCAAAGAAGTGGTAAAGGCAGCTCATGCGATGGGTGTATCCGTTGAAGGTGAGCTTGGAACCATCGGCGGCGTGGAAGACGATATCAGTGTGGACGAGGCTGATGCATCTTTGGCCAAACCTGAAGAAGCGATTCGTTTCTATGAAGAGACGGGTGTTGATTGCTTGGCTATTGCTGTAGGTACGGCGCACGGCATGTATGCGGGAGAGCCGAATATTCGCTTCGACATCATTGAGAAGGTAGCGAGCGCGATTCCGGTTCCTGTTGTACTGCACGGCGGCTCCGGCGTTCCTGATGAAATGATTCGCAAAGCGATTGCAGCGGGTGTAGGGAAGATCAATGTAAACACTGAGAATCAAGTAGCTTGTACGCAAACGATCCGTGAAGTGTTGAACAAAGACGCGAAAGTGTACGATCCCCGTAAATACCTCACTCCTGCTCGCAAGGCCATGGTTGAAGTGGTCAAATCAAAAATCCAGCTGTTCGGAAGTTCCAACCAAGCCTAA